The Apostichopus japonicus isolate 1M-3 chromosome 14, ASM3797524v1, whole genome shotgun sequence region tatgaaaagtatccaaaCTTAACACAAAATCTGCTTAAACATTCATAAAACTATGGCGTTACATAGCAGAACAAAAACACTCCAATGATTATCTTTTGTATCAATGAATGTAACAGAATGAAGAAACCTGAACATTTAGTTCCAAAGTTAGCAAACACATCCATTATTTAACATAGCATCGCAATGTTTATATTTCTTCCACTTTCAGTATTGCTTGAATCCATTCTATGACCCAGGCCGACCTATCAAGTCGACTGCATTCGAGAAGAAAGCCCTCTTTCTAGCCCGGCGGTACCTGACTAGTTGAAGGATGCAGCACCATCAGAAGTCAACAGCATCATCAGAAGTCAACAGCAAGGACAGAAGCTGCCACATCCAAATATCTATTGCTATCAGATAGTTTTTAAGGGAAATGCTGATGCAATATGAAAACTATGTTAGCATTCTGAAGTTGTGTATTGTATAGTACACTTATCAACAATGGCTTACCCAGGAAATGAACAGAGTATTTAGTGATGTCTGTCAGCAGTGatcaaaatagaaaaatatgttGACTGACAGTACTTTCAAAAAATGTGCAATTAAGCTTGATTGGTAGGGGGTAGTGTGGGAAGGGTAGGTGATATCGTATGAGAAGAGCTACTAGTTTGTTATGCTAATCTACTGGCAAAAACTGGATTATCCATTTATGTTATGCATTTAATTTGAGAGGGGGATGCTGGAAAGAGGGGtagtgagggtgggggggggagttaaCTTCATCACTGTTCATCACTGTTAACATCATGACTGGTATTCAGCCAAATGAACATGTCTGAGAAGCTGATTTGAAGTACAGTTTGTAAGATGTTTAGTTGCTCAAACTTTATATTTACAGTAGTAGATTCTAATATTTGTCACTCCCAGTCACAGTGCAACTCCAGTGAAGATAATTGACACCATGGATTGTGCagcaaaaaaaatcaagtgGACTGGTGGGAGAGTGTGGTTAGGGGAGTAAGCAGATCTCATCAGAATGGAAGCATTTAATGAGAGAGAACAGttataacattttttaattttttgataCAACCACCCATGTGGATGCCCTTGTATGATACACTACCATAAGAGCCTACAGTGAGCAAAGCAGATTTTTAGAGTTCTGTTAACATCATATGCTTTATAGCCTCGTTAAATTAATACACAGGAGGATATGAGGCTGAAAATGGGTTTTGTTCTTTGGCGGTTACAATTTGGGACGATCAGACCTGACCTGAAATTGTAACACAACTGATGCTACTGTATTTGTTAATATATCATGTACTGTCGTATGAATGTAACTGAGTTGGTAAGAAATGTTAACTAGTATAAAAAGtatgtaaatatgaaataaattatatgGTACCCAACCAAAAGATCGTGTGTTTGTGTTCTTGTGTAAAAGTGGGGTCCATTTCCCTGGTATTTCCCAAGGATTAAGAAACCAACAGAAGCTCATGTGAAATCTTATCTCTGTGCTAAACGCACAGTTTTATATGTATATCAAGCCTATTTCCGGTGATTGTTCAAAGAAGTAGGATGCAGGCATATAATTTTCATGTCAACTTAGCACCAACACTTCCCCGGTACtgccacccctccctccccaccccccccccccattcgaTGGACGAGAATGCCCTCAAACATCTGActactttctcaaatactgagggagGGCAGGAGCCCATTCATAATCACTGCAGCTTGGTGAATAATGTAGCACTTCAGAATTAAAGCACCCCAGATTTCCCAATTCGCACCCCAAGAAACACCAGATCCACTAAACTCGTAAGGCACAATCATAAGGCACATCTGTAATTATGAATAGGGGTAGTAATCTTTCTCTCTGTAGGATAATGATGATTAAAAAAAGAACACTCTAAATGTTACACCATGCCTTCACCACGACGTCCTTGTTTTTAActttcaactatactgatgACGTTTCTACACACAAACTGCATTAAATAAAATGCCAACTATTCACGCACGCGCACAGTGCTTCCCGGCTGAATCATATAATTCTGTGTCCAAACATTCGGGAAGTTATGTTACGCCAGGGAATTGCGACGCGCAAATGTGTACGCAAGGGTGATCTTTCGCGCCCGCCCATGACATGGCTTCACATTAGTGTGTAAGAAAACACAGTTACTGATAAGCGCTACAGCAGATCTCTGGATAGAAGAATAGTAATTAAGAGATGCCAACTAGCCTGGGCTATGTAGCCTATAGTGTCTTAAGTGTGAATGTAGAAACTGTCCACGGGTACCCGTTTTAATATCGGTACGAAGTTTTCTGTGTAGCGCAATGGGTCGCCCGTAAGTTTGATTCAGTAGCCTATTTGAAGATCATTTTTGTCTGGGCCTGACTACTCGTTCACCAACTTTCAAGATAAACACACCTGAGGGTGTTGTATTTGATCAAATATTTACTCTTATTACGCTTTATAGATTTGGTAAAGTGGGTAACTTGTCCACCACAAGTAAAGCGAGGAACTAAATTGACAAATTAATCCAACTGAGTCGCGCACGCTAAGATGCTGTCCAACAGCTCGGCGTGGTCCTGCGTGCCAATTCGGTCAATCGGAATTTAAGAAGGTCAATTATCGGgtaaatgtatttaaaaaaagacaGGTTCACTGACTAGGACCGGAACTGTCTCATTAATGATAAATAATACTGCTGATGGTCCGTTCCATTGTAGTTAAGCTGACCATCTCCAAGTATAGCGCCGAAGGCGGTCCCTTTAAGTACGGTATGTAGTGCCATACGCTGTAAGAATCCCATTCCATACGCAAGACGCACTCAAACGCTTTAATTTGAGGTTTATTTGCACGCGTTCAATATAGTAATAGTGACGTAACAGAAGGAGTCGAGTACTGTTTTTTAACATATGATCTGTTTCTATACTGATAACAGCGTAAACAAAGTTACTAGGCTTATTTGAAAGGGATAACTATCGACTTGACTGACCTCTAGAAAGTGTCTGTCAATCCTTGTTAGGTGTGATAGCTACTTATTTTACTTAAAGGAGGTCTAGAGGAAGTACGaagactttttaaatttaaatccGAAAATAGTCCGAATACCATGGCCTTAATCTCTTAATTACAGTTTCGAGCAAACTACTCATGGCAGACATCAACGTTTATGGCAACTCCTTCAATAAAGGACGCttaagtgattttattcaaagCAGAAAACTTGCAACAGATGAGAACGGAAAGGTAATACTTGTGGACAAAAGTACTGATGAAATGGCGAAAATGAAACAAGAGTTAAATTATTTCCGAAAGAATCTAGGTGCCATTCTCTCTGCTGATCAAACATTTCGGGAAGCTTTGATAATGCTGATCAAAAACTGGGAGCAGGCATCACTAAATCTGAGTAATTTCGAGGTAACTGAAGAAGGAATGGATTTACAAAATCAGACTATCAAAAAAGACACCGACACTTCCTCTGAGCTTTGCGTTCACGATTTGACGGTTGAGAGAAGCAACATTAGCAACCTCGACGGTACTATGATAAACAAAGATCACAAACGGTTTCAAGATCAGCAAACGAATAAAGGTGAATCGGTTAAGGAAAATAATCTCATGCACATACACGAAACGTCGACGAGCGATCGCTTAGCAGCCGACGATCAACAGTATGGACAAGCACCAGTAATGGATCAAACGCCTGCAATAACGGATCAAACGGCTGTTCCAAAAGAAGCAACACCGTATAAGCACATAAGTTCGCCGGATACTGCTTGCAGCAAAGAAACGGCAGCCCAAGTAAAAAAATTCAAGGACTTGAAAAGAATTATGTCTGATTTTACCAGATGGCAGAGAAGTCAGTTTCGACTTTTGAGATCGACTTCTTCGAAAAGTcttcaaaagaagaaaagtcaTGTTCTCGACAAGTCAACCTTGAATGTTAAAGGAAGCCGGAAAAAATGGTCGAAAAGAAGGTTTAATTTAACGAAGATGCCGGACGAACTGAAACAAAATTTAAACGATTGTGGCCACGTATTTAATATGGTGGACGAAACTAAAACAGATAAGCGGGCCGGTGTGACGGTGTCTCCTCCTTTAACTCACGTGACGTCGTACCGGTTAATCGGGGAAGTTGTGTTTCAGTTGGAGAGGCGGATTATGGCTTACATATTTAAAGGAGAGCGTGTAAAATTGGAATACACTATACTGAAC contains the following coding sequences:
- the LOC139979839 gene encoding uncharacterized protein, which encodes MADINVYGNSFNKGRLSDFIQSRKLATDENGKVILVDKSTDEMAKMKQELNYFRKNLGAILSADQTFREALIMLIKNWEQASLNLSNFEVTEEGMDLQNQTIKKDTDTSSELCVHDLTVERSNISNLDGTMINKDHKRFQDQQTNKGESVKENNLMHIHETSTSDRLAADDQQYGQAPVMDQTPAITDQTAVPKEATPYKHISSPDTACSKETAAQVKKFKDLKRIMSDFTRWQRSQFRLLRSTSSKSLQKKKSHVLDKSTLNVKGSRKKWSKRRFNLTKMPDELKQNLNDCGHVFNMVDETKTDKRAGVTVSPPLTHVTSYRLIGEVVFQLERRIMAYIFKGERVKLEYTILNANQMIDRYHKSTESQLLNRKDKIFSHLRRCGLRAHRHNKLMMGLMEAYGTCDNLEEAKQIAKDNGWENHRNFKYDILQITPTNLLHDVIIFVDCLIYLANTDKAAIFLW